One Microvirga lotononidis genomic window carries:
- a CDS encoding type IV secretory system conjugative DNA transfer family protein: protein MNRKLGRYVKAGALVVCAIAVLSGAFVVWSFNYAAATYLLSRQTAMWKAVVVDGSWRAALDQVVAYWGHPMVMKLVTVSTVALFCEILALVAIGALIYFQPWKVKAPKGAARIATEADLKKAGLLDGVPGKSIVLGSYKGKKIRYSGDSHIYVNGPTRSGKGVGFVLTNGLEWRGSLIALDVKKEMWQEVGPARLAMGQEVFLFSPGSAESHCWNPLDSVSDWPRRSTEIENIANTLMPSPEKGDAFWTATARSVFAGLLGYVLDSKRMERRRTIRSVVRLFSTGKDLASVMKTILNEEPDLHPYVADKFRQHISRDPEQRPSFEAHIMTALNAWNGALMAAATSRSDFDIAQLRRKPFTVFIGTPAGDLGSAEALIRLFIQQVHDVLMRELPGKDEPHKLLMMLDEFYQFGRLPEIVDKTPLVAGYGFKIAIIAQNIPQLDARYGKPIREMLLGNMDVKLNIAVGDKATADYVSEELGRHYILREGWSSSPGKGGMGLRSNSRSGRFEAEPLISSDAVRRFDNRKSLLLVRGHNGAVLDKLHFFLDRDYIEARKKVAGFGEALNVPVLEPLKEGPLFEPAPEAVTAAPEPESVKPAIAAPEPVAAIATPISEPYAVEVLERTASEGVVAATAVEDEEEVISLDLPAFGSLRKLLSESEAVAKTHPVVARLRNVVAEEARTGFLEPGTDISAFIRA, encoded by the coding sequence GTGAACAGGAAACTCGGCCGGTATGTGAAAGCCGGCGCTCTCGTCGTGTGCGCAATCGCAGTCCTGAGCGGGGCGTTCGTCGTCTGGTCGTTCAACTATGCGGCCGCCACGTACCTCCTGAGCCGCCAAACGGCCATGTGGAAGGCTGTCGTCGTTGATGGCTCTTGGCGCGCGGCTCTTGACCAGGTGGTTGCCTATTGGGGGCATCCCATGGTCATGAAGCTTGTCACGGTCTCAACGGTCGCCCTCTTCTGTGAAATCCTCGCCCTGGTGGCGATCGGCGCGTTGATCTACTTCCAGCCCTGGAAGGTGAAGGCGCCCAAGGGCGCGGCACGCATTGCGACCGAAGCCGACTTGAAGAAAGCCGGTCTTCTCGATGGGGTGCCGGGCAAGTCTATCGTCCTCGGCTCCTACAAGGGCAAGAAGATCCGCTACAGCGGCGATAGCCATATCTATGTGAACGGCCCTACCCGCTCCGGTAAGGGCGTCGGCTTCGTCCTGACCAATGGTCTCGAATGGCGCGGCTCGCTGATTGCCCTCGATGTCAAAAAGGAGATGTGGCAGGAGGTCGGGCCTGCGCGCCTCGCCATGGGCCAGGAGGTCTTTCTGTTCAGCCCTGGCTCGGCCGAGTCCCATTGCTGGAACCCGCTCGATAGCGTGTCGGACTGGCCGCGCCGCTCCACGGAAATTGAGAATATCGCCAATACCCTGATGCCGTCACCGGAGAAGGGAGACGCCTTCTGGACCGCGACCGCGCGAAGCGTGTTCGCGGGGCTCTTAGGGTACGTCCTCGACAGCAAGCGGATGGAACGGCGGCGGACAATCCGCTCCGTGGTCCGGCTCTTTAGCACCGGCAAGGACCTGGCCTCCGTCATGAAGACGATCTTGAATGAGGAACCGGACCTGCACCCTTATGTGGCGGACAAGTTTCGGCAACACATAAGCCGCGATCCCGAGCAACGGCCCTCGTTCGAGGCCCATATCATGACCGCGCTCAACGCCTGGAACGGCGCACTCATGGCGGCCGCCACAAGCCGGAGCGACTTCGATATTGCGCAACTGCGCCGGAAACCCTTCACGGTGTTCATTGGAACGCCTGCCGGCGATCTCGGGTCGGCGGAAGCCCTCATTCGCCTGTTCATCCAGCAGGTTCACGATGTCCTCATGCGCGAGCTGCCGGGGAAAGATGAACCTCACAAGCTCCTCATGATGCTCGATGAGTTCTACCAGTTCGGACGCCTGCCGGAGATTGTCGACAAGACGCCGCTCGTCGCCGGCTACGGCTTCAAGATTGCCATTATCGCCCAAAACATCCCGCAATTGGATGCGCGCTACGGCAAGCCCATCCGTGAAATGCTCCTCGGCAACATGGATGTGAAACTCAACATTGCGGTCGGTGACAAGGCCACGGCGGATTACGTCTCGGAAGAGCTCGGCCGCCACTACATACTGCGGGAAGGATGGAGTTCGTCACCGGGGAAGGGGGGCATGGGGCTTCGCTCCAACTCCCGATCCGGCCGGTTTGAGGCGGAACCTCTCATTAGCTCGGACGCGGTTCGCCGCTTCGACAACCGCAAGTCTCTGCTCCTCGTGCGCGGTCACAACGGCGCGGTCCTCGACAAGCTGCATTTCTTCTTGGATCGGGACTATATCGAGGCGCGCAAGAAAGTGGCGGGCTTCGGCGAGGCGCTGAATGTGCCGGTCCTCGAACCGCTCAAAGAGGGGCCGCTGTTTGAACCGGCTCCCGAGGCCGTGACGGCTGCACCCGAGCCAGAGTCTGTGAAACCGGCGATTGCCGCGCCGGAACCTGTAGCGGCGATTGCGACCCCAATCTCTGAGCCGTATGCCGTCGAAGTGCTAGAGCGGACTGCCTCTGAGGGCGTGGTGGCCGCAACTGCTGTCGAGGATGAAGAGGAGGTAATCAGCCTCGATCTGCCTGCCTTCGGTAGCCTAAGGAAGCTGCTGAGCGAGTCGGAAGCGGTAGCGAAAACCCATCCTGTCGTCGCACGGCTTCGGAACGTGGTTGCAGAGGAGGCGAGAACCGGATTTTTGGAGCCGGGAACGGACATAAGCGCCTTCATTCGCGCCTGA
- the virB11 gene encoding P-type DNA transfer ATPase VirB11, translated as MNYVVQKPSTSEPVSVWHTLPVFLRQACEPIRPWLEDPQVIEIMCNRPGEVWIESTRHADMQRHEVLALSSLQIQRIAQQVASYTNQSVNEVTPLLSAAMPFGERFQGVLAPATPSGGAFSIRKQVIRDYSLEDYLARGAFDAVKASGPHEVDPDDIDATDEVFLELLGDPSPQGRMRALKFAAENKYTILVSGGTSSGKTTFLNALLKEVPLRERIVTLEDTLELKPPQPNWLSLLASKGDQGLAKVTVLDLMEAALRFRPDRLLLGEIRGADAFTFLQAVNTGHPGSLSTVHANSPQTAVIRVAMACLQAGLGLTKAELMDIIRATVPVIVQLRKEPTRGVADIYFSKFKRAGR; from the coding sequence ATGAACTACGTCGTTCAAAAGCCGTCTACAAGTGAGCCGGTGAGCGTGTGGCACACGCTCCCGGTTTTCCTGCGGCAAGCCTGCGAGCCGATTAGGCCCTGGCTCGAAGATCCCCAAGTGATCGAGATCATGTGCAATCGGCCTGGGGAGGTCTGGATTGAATCCACCCGCCATGCCGATATGCAGCGCCATGAGGTCCTGGCCCTGTCGAGCCTCCAGATCCAGCGCATCGCGCAACAGGTTGCGAGCTACACCAACCAGTCTGTGAATGAGGTCACGCCGCTTCTCTCGGCCGCCATGCCATTCGGGGAACGGTTTCAGGGCGTGCTTGCGCCTGCGACCCCAAGCGGTGGGGCCTTCTCGATCCGCAAGCAGGTGATCCGCGATTACTCGTTGGAGGATTACCTTGCGAGGGGGGCGTTCGATGCCGTCAAGGCGTCAGGACCGCATGAGGTCGACCCTGACGACATCGACGCAACCGATGAGGTCTTTCTTGAACTCCTGGGCGATCCAAGCCCGCAAGGGCGCATGAGGGCGCTCAAGTTCGCCGCCGAGAACAAATATACGATCCTCGTCTCGGGCGGCACGTCCTCGGGCAAGACAACCTTCCTCAATGCGCTGCTCAAGGAAGTTCCGCTACGCGAGCGCATTGTCACGCTCGAAGACACGCTAGAGCTCAAGCCGCCGCAACCCAACTGGCTCTCCCTCCTGGCCTCGAAGGGCGATCAGGGGCTCGCCAAGGTGACGGTCCTGGATCTGATGGAAGCCGCCTTGCGCTTTCGGCCGGACCGGCTCCTCCTCGGGGAAATCCGCGGGGCGGACGCCTTCACCTTTCTCCAGGCGGTCAATACCGGGCACCCCGGCTCCCTGAGTACGGTTCACGCCAACTCGCCTCAGACGGCGGTCATCCGGGTCGCGATGGCCTGTTTGCAAGCCGGTCTCGGCCTGACCAAAGCCGAACTGATGGACATCATTCGCGCCACGGTCCCGGTCATTGTCCAACTCCGCAAAGAGCCGACGCGCGGCGTGGCGGACATCTATTTCAGCAAGTTCAAGAGGGCAGGGCGGTGA
- the virB10 gene encoding type IV secretion system protein VirB10 has translation MSRIDFETEEAGSGLPVKHTGRANGFALFVLVAATLGVLAWIWSSSQKSANPVKEEKPETFNTAQARNVNWDFHEPPPKKDNRMVIEPPPVVAAPPPPPAPAAVAVLQPAPVLDDSEARRLAEEEKRRREEEARRLAALRSGMLIFDGGSQGEGSLAGGSERGGALRVDGPETDSNRAFMARASSQDVETARATKNNRIDALIPQGTMIRGTLETAIQSDLPGMVRAITSEDVYSFDGRRVLIPKGTMLTGEYKSGLSRGQTRVLVAWTRMLRADGVSVSPGSYGTDGLGRSGLAGDVDNHYPERFGSAILLSVVGGVSSFIAGLNSDGQSAVAGGGSYIQQQAQTQAQQTIAQTMSDLANQALKDSINIPPTIHVDQGTRIMVFVRRDLDFSGLYQDPVKEALNELRRSKAVYK, from the coding sequence ATGTCACGCATTGACTTTGAAACCGAAGAGGCCGGGTCCGGTCTGCCGGTGAAGCATACCGGCCGGGCGAACGGCTTTGCCCTGTTCGTCCTCGTGGCCGCGACCCTCGGCGTTCTGGCCTGGATTTGGAGTTCCAGCCAGAAAAGCGCCAACCCTGTGAAAGAGGAAAAGCCGGAAACCTTCAACACGGCGCAAGCCCGGAATGTGAACTGGGACTTCCATGAGCCGCCGCCGAAAAAGGACAACCGGATGGTGATCGAACCGCCTCCGGTCGTCGCGGCTCCTCCGCCGCCTCCGGCTCCGGCAGCGGTGGCCGTGCTCCAGCCTGCGCCGGTCCTTGACGATAGCGAGGCGCGGCGGCTGGCCGAAGAGGAGAAGCGGCGGCGCGAGGAAGAGGCGCGCCGGCTGGCGGCGCTCCGCTCCGGTATGCTGATCTTCGACGGCGGCAGCCAAGGCGAGGGCTCCCTTGCTGGCGGCTCCGAGCGGGGAGGGGCCTTGCGTGTGGATGGGCCTGAGACGGACTCGAACCGCGCCTTCATGGCTCGGGCGTCGTCGCAGGATGTCGAGACGGCGCGCGCGACCAAGAACAACCGCATTGATGCCCTGATCCCGCAAGGAACCATGATCCGGGGCACGCTTGAGACCGCCATTCAATCGGACCTGCCCGGCATGGTGCGGGCGATAACCTCCGAGGATGTCTATTCCTTCGACGGGCGGCGGGTGCTGATCCCCAAGGGCACGATGCTGACCGGCGAGTACAAGTCCGGCCTCTCGCGCGGCCAGACGCGGGTTCTGGTGGCCTGGACCCGCATGTTGCGCGCCGACGGCGTGTCCGTGTCCCCCGGCTCCTACGGGACGGATGGGCTTGGACGTTCCGGCCTCGCGGGTGACGTGGACAACCATTACCCCGAGCGGTTCGGCTCCGCGATCCTGCTCAGCGTCGTCGGCGGTGTGAGCTCCTTCATTGCTGGCCTGAACAGCGACGGCCAATCGGCTGTTGCCGGGGGCGGCTCCTACATCCAGCAGCAGGCGCAAACCCAAGCGCAACAGACCATCGCTCAAACGATGTCCGACCTTGCCAACCAGGCGCTCAAGGACTCGATCAACATCCCGCCGACCATCCACGTCGATCAAGGAACGCGGATCATGGTCTTCGTGCGCAGAGACCTTGATTTCTCCGGTCTGTATCAAGATCCGGTCAAAGAGGCATTGAATGAACTACGTCGTTCAAAAGCCGTCTACAAGTGA
- the virB9 gene encoding P-type conjugative transfer protein VirB9, producing MKQLLLTLAALVALSSGASAELVPAAVKADQRIRTVTYHKDNVVSLAGTLGVSTMIVFGKDEQIATVAMGDSVSWQAVPDKSKAFLFIKPLERDAVTNMNIVTNKRIYNFLLKAGSPNNKDMTFKLRFDYPDEIVDARMLEQAKRMAAMPNFQQLKQNAANANLDYGFKGSSLNAPQNIFDDGVKTYFKFAGDVPGIFLVNPDGTESLINHRREGEVIVVDKVAAQWTLRGNNEATCVFNLRAQPAESPKSIMTPIQPEIQMVGEPVPAPAPVIKAKG from the coding sequence GTGAAACAGCTTCTTTTGACCCTGGCCGCCCTGGTGGCCCTGTCCTCTGGCGCCTCGGCCGAACTCGTGCCTGCGGCGGTCAAGGCCGATCAGCGCATTCGGACCGTGACCTATCACAAGGACAACGTTGTGTCGCTCGCCGGAACCCTCGGCGTCTCGACCATGATTGTCTTTGGCAAGGATGAACAGATTGCGACGGTCGCCATGGGCGATAGCGTCTCCTGGCAGGCGGTGCCCGACAAGAGCAAGGCATTCCTGTTCATCAAGCCGCTGGAACGCGATGCGGTGACGAACATGAACATTGTCACCAACAAGCGGATCTACAACTTCCTGCTCAAAGCTGGCTCGCCCAACAACAAGGATATGACGTTCAAGCTGCGGTTCGATTACCCGGATGAAATCGTGGATGCCCGGATGCTCGAACAGGCCAAGCGCATGGCCGCGATGCCGAATTTCCAGCAACTCAAGCAGAACGCGGCGAATGCCAATCTGGATTATGGGTTCAAGGGCTCCAGCCTGAACGCGCCACAGAACATCTTTGATGATGGCGTGAAGACCTACTTCAAGTTTGCCGGCGACGTGCCGGGGATCTTCCTCGTCAATCCGGACGGAACCGAAAGCCTCATCAATCACAGACGCGAGGGTGAGGTGATCGTGGTCGATAAGGTGGCGGCGCAATGGACCTTGCGCGGCAACAATGAAGCGACCTGCGTTTTCAATCTCCGCGCTCAACCGGCTGAGTCTCCGAAGTCGATCATGACCCCGATCCAGCCCGAAATTCAGATGGTGGGCGAACCGGTCCCGGCTCCGGCTCCCGTAATCAAGGCAAAGGGCTGA